One window from the genome of Brachionichthys hirsutus isolate HB-005 chromosome 19, CSIRO-AGI_Bhir_v1, whole genome shotgun sequence encodes:
- the LOC137908482 gene encoding alpha-1A adrenergic receptor-like, whose translation MIPTENVSASSAAELCPNCSSSTYPEVNVAKALVLGLVLMLFLVFGILGNILVILSVLFHNHWRSVTHYFIANLAAADLLLSSAVLPFSVTSEALGRWVFGRSFCSVWAALDVLCCTASILSLCVISIDRYLAVSYPLRYPAIATGRRGLTAVAALWGLSAAISVGPLFGWKEPEPEDETVCRITEEPGYAVFSALGSFYIPLAVILAMYCRVYTVAKRETKTLRKGSEGDGLETEGVTLRMHRGNAAQVEKQEDNEIPARHKSATFSLRKMLKFSQEEKAAKTLGIVVGCFVLCWLPFFLVLPIGSIFPSCKPSETVFKITFWLGYLNSCINPIIYPCFSQEFKKAFRNVLRGRCLRTGAAHSTSIGPTSRPSVLSAQSCGAASSWGRRKMPSSSSASAGGREQVARTQRESLLKAWCFSANQTPPPQKPCRHGSAKVLRLSLSIPGEAV comes from the exons ATGATTCCCACTGAGAACGTGAGCGCTTCCTCCGCAGCAGAGCTCTGTCccaactgcagctcctccacctaCCCGGAGGTGAATGTGGCCAAGGCGCTGGTTCTGGGGCTGGTGTTAATGTTGTTCCTTGTGTTCGGGATCCTTGGCAACATCCTGGTGATCCTCTCCGTGCTTTTCCACAACCACTGGCGCTCCGTTACACACTATTTCATCGCCAACCTGGCGGCAGCGGACCTTCTGCTCAGCTCCGCCGTGCTTCCCTTCTCCGTCACGTCCGAGGCTCTCGGCAGATGGGTGTTTGGCCGGTCCTTCTGCAGCGTTTGGGCTGCCCTGGATGTCCTCTGCTGCACTGCCTCCATCCTCAGTCTGTGCGTGATCTCCATCGACCGCTATCTGGCCGTCAGTTACCCGTTGCGCTACCCAGCCATAGCTACGGGGAGGCGAGGCCTCACCGCGGTGGCTGCTCTCTGGGGGCTTTCGGCAGCCATATCCGTGGGGCCTCTTTTCGGTTGGAAGGAACCAGAGCCAGAAGATGAAACGGTGTGCCGAATAACAGAGGAGCCCGGCTACGCTGTGTTCTCAGCATTGGGCTCCTTCTATATACCCCTGGCCGTCATCCTGGCCATGTACTGCAGGGTTTACACTGTggcaaagagagagacaaaaacccTGAGGAAGGGAAGTGAAGGAGACGGCTTGGAGACGGAGGGGGTAACGCTGAGGATGCACAGAGGAAATGCTGCTCAGGTGGAAAAGCAGGAGGACAATGAAATCCCTGCAAGGCATAAAAGCGCCACGTTTTCCCTGCGCAAGATGCTGAAGTTCTCACAAGAAGAGAAGGCAGCCAAGACCCTTGGCATCGTTGTCGGGTGCTTCGTTCTGTGTTGGCTCCCGTTTTTCCTGGTTTTACCCATCG GATCCATCTTCCCCTCCTGTAAGCCTTCTGAAACCGTCTTTAAGATCACCTTCTGGCTGGGTTACCTCAACAGCTGCATCAACCCCATTATCTACCCTTGCTTCAGCCAGGAGTTCAAGAAGGCCTTCCGCAATGTGCTTCGCGGCCGCTGCCTGAGAACCGGGGCTGCCCATTCCACCAGCATCGGCCCGACGTCGCGTCCGTCCGTTCTCTCAGCCCAAAGCTGTGGCGCCGCTTCCTCCTGGGGTCGCCGCAAGATGCCAAGCTCATCGTCGGCGTCGGCCGGTGGTCGGGAGCAGGTGGCTCGGACGCAGCGCGAGAGCCTGCTGAAGGCGTGGTGCTTCTCAGCGAATcaaacgccgccgccgcagaaACCCTGCCGTCACGGATCAGCCAAGGTCTTGCGTCTTTCTCTCAGCATTCCTGGAGAGGCTGTGTGA